A DNA window from Hordeum vulgare subsp. vulgare chromosome 1H, MorexV3_pseudomolecules_assembly, whole genome shotgun sequence contains the following coding sequences:
- the LOC123449091 gene encoding peptidyl-tRNA hydrolase, mitochondrial-like yields the protein MRLLSGVPASRLTSPRVSFARPSRRSMGANGPASTTAASSSSSSSATAPGGAAPKPWLFVGLGNPGRMYKGTRHNVGFEMIDAIAEAEGISVSTKQFKSMVGKGLIGDVPVMLAKPQTFMNASGESVGQLVSYFKIPLNQVVLIYDDLDLPFAKLRLLPKGGHGGHNGVRSVIHHLKQSRDFPRLRIGIGRPTGMMGAIGFVLRAFSKEEQEELDSTFLRGLRAVRIMLLEGFNKSATFVNTPAPEPPGKVEEMKIT from the exons ATGCGGCTCCTCTCCGGCGTCCCCGCCTCCCGCCTCACCTCCCCGCGCGTCTCCTTCGCACGCCCGAGCCGTAGAAGCATGGGCGCGAACGGCCCCGCaagcaccaccgccgcctcctcatcatcctcctcctcggccaccgcccccggcgGCGCGGCCCCGAAGCCGTGGCTGTTCGTCGGGCTCGGGAACCCCGGCAGGATGTACAAGGGCACCCGCCACAAC GTTGGGTTTGAGATGATCGATGCTATTGCAGAAGCTGAGGGGATATCTGTCAGCACTAAGCAATTCAAATCCATGGTCGGGAAAG GCCTTATTGGTGATGTCCCTGTGATGCTTGCCAAGCCGCAGACTTTTATGAATGCAAGTGGTGAGTCT GTCGGCCAGCTGGTTTCATATTTCAAGATACCACTTAATCAAGTTGTTCTG ATCTACGATGATCTAGACTTACCCTTTGCAAAATTACGTCTACTGCCAAAGGGGGGACATGGAGGGCATAATGG GGTGAGAAGTGTCATTCACCATCTGAAACAAAGCCGTGATTTCCCACGTCTAAGAATTG GCATTGGACGGCCAACTGGAATGATGGGAGCCATCGGTTTTGTTCTACGTGCATTCagcaaggaagaacaagaagag CTTGATTCCACGTTCCTCAGGGGCTTGCGAGCGGTGCGGATAATGTTGCTGGAAGGATTCAACAAGAGTGCGACCTTTGTGAACACTCCAGCTCCAGAGCCACCtggaaaagttgaagagatgaaGATAACCTGA
- the LOC123449081 gene encoding threonine synthase, chloroplastic-like translates to MAATTHAPSPSLSSLLSRPRSAAPNLRLRRRVRCATDAAVPTNKHRRAADEDIREEAARHRAPANDFSAWYEPFPPGPGSAADERYSLDEIVYRSSSGGLLDVRHDIAALARYPGSYWRDLFDSRVGRTVWPYGSGVWSKKEFVLPGIHPDHIVSLFEGNSNLFWAERLGRDHLAGMKDLWVKHCGISHTGSFKDLGMTVLVSQVNRLRRAPLSRPIAGVGCASTGDTSAALSAYCAAAGIPAIVFLPANRISLEQLIQPIANGATVLSLDTDFDGCMRLIREVTAELPIYLANSLNSLRLEGQKTAAIEILQQFDWEVPDWVIVPGGNLGNIYAFYKGFEMCRVLGLVDRLPRLVCAQAANANPLYHYYKSGWTQFQPQVAQPTFASAIQIGDPVSVDRAVVALKATNGIVAEATEEELMNAMSLADRTGMFACPHTGVALAALFKLREEGTIGANDRTVVVSTAHGLKFSQSKIDYHDQKIEDMACKYANPPVSVKADFGAVMDVLKKRLKGKL, encoded by the coding sequence ATGGCGGCCACCAcccacgccccgtccccgtccctctcctccctcctctcccgcCCCCGCTCCGCCGCGCCCAacctccgcctccgccgccgcgtcCGCTGCGCCACCGACGCGGCCGTCCCCACCAACAAGCACCGGCGCGCGGCGGACGAGGACATCCGGGAGGAGGCGGCGCGGCACCGGGCCCCGGCCAACGACTTCTCCGCCTGGTACGAGCCCTTCCCGCCGGGTCCCGGGTCCGCCGCCGACGAGCGCTACTCCCTGGACGAGATCGTGTACCGCTCCAGCTCGGGCGGCCTGCTCGACGTGCGCCACGACATTGCGGCCCTGGCGCGCTACCCGGGGTCCTACTGGCGGGACCTCTTCGACTCCCGCGTCGGCCGCACCGTCTGGCCCTACGGCTCCGGCGTCTGGTCCAAGAAGGAGTTCGTGCTCCCCGGGATCCACCCGGACCACATCGTCTCCCTCTTCGAGGGCAACTCCAACCTCTTCTGGGCCGAGCGCCTCGGCCGCGACCACCTCGCCGGGATGAAGGACCTCTGGGTCAAGCACTGCGGCATCTCCCACACGGGTTCCTTCAAGGACCTCGGCATGACCGTGCTCGTCAGCCAGGTCAACCGCCTCCGCCGCGCCCCGCTCTCCCGCCCCATCGCCGGCGTCGGCTGCGCCTCCACGGGGGACACCTCCGCCGCGCTCTCCGCATACTGCGCCGCCGCCGGGATCCCGGCTATTGTCTTCCTCCCGGCCAACCGCATCTCGCTCGAGCAGCTCATCCAGCCCATTGCCAACGGCGCCACCGTGCTCTCCCTCGACACCGACTTCGACGGCTGTATGAGGCTCATCAGGGAGGTGACCGCCGAGCTGCCCATTTACCTTGCCAATTCGCTCAATTCCCTCAGGCTCGAGGGCCAGAAGACGGCGGCCATTGAGATACTGCAGCAGTTCGATTGGGAGGTCCCTGATTGGGTCATCGTTCCGGGAGGCAATCTTGGAAACATATATGCTTTCTACAAAGGATTCGAGATGTGCCGTGTTCTTGGCCTGGTTGATCGGCTGCCACGGCTTGTCTGCGCGCAGGCCGCCAATGCCAACCCGCTGTACCACTACTACAAGTCAGGATGGACCCAATTCCAGCCACAGGTGGCCCAGCCGACATTTGCTTCCGCGATTCAGATCGGCGACCCGGTGTCGGTCGACCGTGCGGTGGTCGCACTCAAGGCAACAAATGGCATCGTCGCAGAGGCCACGGAGGAGGAGCTCATGAATGCAATGTCCCTCGCCGATCGCACAGGCATGTTTGCCTGCCCGCATACCGGGGTCGCGCTCGCGGCGCTCTTCAAGCTCCGGGAAGAGGGCACCATCGGGGCGAATGACCGTACGGTGGTCGTCAGCACGGCGCACGGCCTCAAGTTCTCCCAGTCCAAGATCGACTACCACGATCAGAAGATCGAGGACATGGCCTGCAAGTATGCCAACCCTCCGGTCAGCGTGAAGGCCGACTTCGGCGCCGTCATGGACGTCCTCAAGAAGAGGCTCAAGGGTAAGCTTTGA